DNA from Rubripirellula lacrimiformis:
TTTGGATGATGCGAGTCGAAGATCGAATCGAATCGGTCGATAAGGTCGATCAAGCTGCTGCGGTGTGCGCGGCGGGCGTGATTTCGCCGAATCAAACGGTTCAACCCTACTGTGATTGTGTGGTTCGTCGACGTGGACGCTACCGATTTGGGCCGATCCAGCTGATGACGACGTTTCCGTTTTCGTTGTTTCGATCGTTAGAAATCAATGATGACTTTGAACCGTTGCATGTGTTTCCCGAACTGTTGACGCTGCGGGGGGATTGGCGGGCGCGTTTGATCAGCCGTTCGGGCGGGATGGCAACGACGGGACAACGCAGCGGGCCAAGCGAGGGTGATTTTTTTGGGCTGCGAGAATGGCAGACCGGCGATAGCCCCAAGTGGATCCATTGGCGGACCACCGCGCGGATCGGCGAGCCCATCGTTCGCCAATTCGAACAGCAACGTCGGTTCGATGTCTGTATTTTGGTGGATGCTTTTCAGGACGCCCCGACGACCGCTGGATCCACCGGTTGGCTCAGCAAAGATCCGCGATCCAAGGAACACGATCCACTGGATCCTGATCCGTCTGCGGATGTTGAAATGGCGATCAGTTTGGCGGCCACGATCATGGTGCACCTGATCAATTCGCCGTCGAATCGAGTGGTCTTGGCCATCGCCGCCGATGAATCCGAAGCGATCATCGGATCGGGATCGGTCGTCGGCAAGCGACGAATGCTTGAATTGTTGGCGGACGTTGTCCCCAGCGCCCTGCCCAGCGTTCACGAGGCTGCCCGCCGCACGTTGCGGATCGTCGGCAATACACAGGATTTGATCGTCATCAGCCCACGATCGATGGCGGAAGCCAAGCGTTCGGATCCGAAGTTGGCCGAGGCGATCGCGCCGTGGACCCGGCGCGGTTCGTTCCGGTGGTTGGATGTTAGCAATCGTGAACTGGACCGCTGGGTCGCCCGAGACGCCAACTACAGCAAGGTGGCGGATGAAGATCGAACCGAAACCGGGACAGGGAAACCAGGTTTTGGTCGGGCCCCGTCCACCCCATCGAAATCGGGTTCGGAGGTATCGGCATGAGCGATCAGACCGCAAAGACGGATCAAGATTCACGCCGAATTGGGGCCCGTTTAAAATTCTATTTCGCAGTCCTTTCGTGTTTGGGCGGATTGGTGCTGACGTCCGGCACATCGATGGAATCGGTCACCGCGATCGCTGTTTTTCTAGCCGTGTTTGGTTATGTGTTTGTCGATTGGCTGGAACTGTTCGCGTTGCCGCCGATCGCTGCCTATGCCGCGATGGGTTTAGCGGCACTGTACTGTGTCAGCGATTTTGCGGACTTCGACGCCGCGGGCAATCATCAGATGGAGGCTGTTGCTCAACTGTTGGTGTTTGTGCAGGGGATCCTGATGCTGCAGCGGAAGACGCGCCGGATCTTGGAACAGTTGGGCGTGTTCTGCATGTTGGAACTAGTCGTCGCTGCCGTGTTTAACAACGCGATCAACTTTGGTTTGTTGCTGATTCCAATCGGCATCGTCGCCGCTTGGGCGCTGAGTTCGTTATCGGCCGTGTCAGCCTCGGACGGGTTGTTGGCCGATACAGGGCTGGACGACGACGATGATGACGGGGTGGGGCCTAGCCGCCGTAGCAAGACACGACCCAATATCCAGGTTTCGGCGCCCGATTCGGTGGCTGGCTTGTTCCGTACTGCGACGCGGTTGCCGCGAATCGCCATGTTCGCCGTCGCACCATCGGTGTTGATCGTGGGGGCCATCTTTTTCTATGCGTTGCCGCGAACAACCCAAGCGGCCAGAGGTATCAGCCGAGGCAACGCCCTGGTCGGCTTTAGTGACAAGCTAAGGCTAGAACAGATCGGCCAGATGATGCAAAGTTCGGCCATCGCGATGCGGGTGAAGCTGACCGACCGTGCCACGGGGACTCCGTACAAGGTCAACGATGGTTTCTACCTTCGTGGTCGGGTGATGGAGCGATACACGCCTCAGTTTAGTGGCCGGAAAACATCAGCAACTTGGAGCGAGCTGGGCATTGCGGCCGTTTTGACATCCAATCGATTGCCGCGGGAGTTCATCACGCGGCGCAGCACCGACGAAAACTTCTTTGATGCCGTCAATGTCTCGGTGGTTTGCGAGTCGTCGCGCAGCAGTGCCTTGTTTGCGGTTGCTCCCTATTTCCATGCCAAAAAGGATTCCGATATCGATCACTGTTGGGATCGTTGGACGCTCCAACGCAGCGATGGCAATGGCATGTCGTTTCCTCGCATGACCTACAATTTTGGCACTCACGCGTTCAACCGTGGCAACCAGAGCGATCTAACGGCCTATCAGGTGGCTGATGTTCCATTGGCTGGCCGAACTGCGGGGGCTTCAGAGACGACCCCGTCATCCGGGACGACCCAGTCATCGAATTTGAATAGGAATAGGCAGGGCCGGCAGTTGGGCGACCGGCGTGACGCGCTGGATCAGGCCGAGCGTCGCCGTGCCCAAGTCAACGAGCAACAGAGGATCGAAGGGTACATCAGCGATCTGTTGCAATTCGATCGCGAATCGATACCGACCGCAGAATCATTAGCCACGCGGCTGGCGAGGTCGGTCGACGGCAACCCCGTCACAGACTACCGGGCCGCGCGGAACATGGAACGATATTTCGCGTCCAGCGGCGAGTTTCAGTACACGCTAAATCTGGATGCTGAAACGTATCCGGGGATGGATCCAATCGAGCAATTTTTGTTGATCGATAAACGCGGGCATTGCCAGTATTTTTCGTCGGCTTTGGTGATGATGTTGCGAAGTCAGAACATTCCCGCTCGCGTCGTCGTTGGCTATCACACCGATGAATACAACGAAATCGGATCTCACTACGTTGCCCGACAACTGCATGCTCACGCGTGGGTCGAGGCGCTGATCGATCGTGACCAACTGGATGACAATCGAACGGTCTACGGGCAGCCCGAGTCGGAAAAATACTGGCTCCGTTTGGATCCGACTCCCGGAACCGGACGTACTCGCACGGAAGCGGGCG
Protein-coding regions in this window:
- a CDS encoding DUF58 domain-containing protein; translated protein: MKSTRRSEPRRKHRLTRLGFHFLFVSSFAVLGGALRGFNLLLVLAGLLVGALIMQWRWSKRSVESVSVTRRLPTEAFAGKSFRIRYLLRNHSRWMPVWMMRVEDRIESVDKVDQAAAVCAAGVISPNQTVQPYCDCVVRRRGRYRFGPIQLMTTFPFSLFRSLEINDDFEPLHVFPELLTLRGDWRARLISRSGGMATTGQRSGPSEGDFFGLREWQTGDSPKWIHWRTTARIGEPIVRQFEQQRRFDVCILVDAFQDAPTTAGSTGWLSKDPRSKEHDPLDPDPSADVEMAISLAATIMVHLINSPSNRVVLAIAADESEAIIGSGSVVGKRRMLELLADVVPSALPSVHEAARRTLRIVGNTQDLIVISPRSMAEAKRSDPKLAEAIAPWTRRGSFRWLDVSNRELDRWVARDANYSKVADEDRTETGTGKPGFGRAPSTPSKSGSEVSA
- a CDS encoding transglutaminase TgpA family protein, producing the protein MSDQTAKTDQDSRRIGARLKFYFAVLSCLGGLVLTSGTSMESVTAIAVFLAVFGYVFVDWLELFALPPIAAYAAMGLAALYCVSDFADFDAAGNHQMEAVAQLLVFVQGILMLQRKTRRILEQLGVFCMLELVVAAVFNNAINFGLLLIPIGIVAAWALSSLSAVSASDGLLADTGLDDDDDDGVGPSRRSKTRPNIQVSAPDSVAGLFRTATRLPRIAMFAVAPSVLIVGAIFFYALPRTTQAARGISRGNALVGFSDKLRLEQIGQMMQSSAIAMRVKLTDRATGTPYKVNDGFYLRGRVMERYTPQFSGRKTSATWSELGIAAVLTSNRLPREFITRRSTDENFFDAVNVSVVCESSRSSALFAVAPYFHAKKDSDIDHCWDRWTLQRSDGNGMSFPRMTYNFGTHAFNRGNQSDLTAYQVADVPLAGRTAGASETTPSSGTTQSSNLNRNRQGRQLGDRRDALDQAERRRAQVNEQQRIEGYISDLLQFDRESIPTAESLATRLARSVDGNPVTDYRAARNMERYFASSGEFQYTLNLDAETYPGMDPIEQFLLIDKRGHCQYFSSALVMMLRSQNIPARVVVGYHTDEYNEIGSHYVARQLHAHAWVEALIDRDQLDDNRTVYGQPESEKYWLRLDPTPGTGRTRTEAGGVGQVFDMAQSMWDDYVVDMDGSRQEQAFLGSPAVNPLHRSYAQFVERLSTVVGRVRAGELGGGSLASGNLFSWPAAVLGFGLALLAVILFRLPTPAWVRRRMGQLESNPVARPSIDFYRQTLDQLERIGIYRKSAQTPNELAVDATERFRESDAPSDDEPLSILTDAFYRLRFGRPGNRDSQATLEGPTASGHLDGSAGFKHDPGQETDKVQLALAALTQRVDRMVISQETAEQNK